GTGTTGTTATCCAAAATCTCATAGTTACTTTTGATTCTGGTACTCCAGAAAGTTCAAAATGATGATGTATTGGAGCCATTTTAAATATTCTCTTTCCTCTCATTTTGAATGAACCAACTTGTAGTATAACTGATATAGCTTCCACAACAAATATAAAACCAAGTACTGGTAGGATTAGTTCTTGCTTTAATATTATAGCTATTACACCTAATATTCCTCCAAGTGTTAATGAACCAGTATCTCCCATAAATATTTGAGCTGGATAGCAATTATACCATAAGAATCCTAATCCAGAACCTGTTACAGCTGATAAAAATACACTTATTTCTCCTGAACCTACTGTATAAAATAAATTTAAATGCGAACTTAATTCTGTATGACCAGTAAAATATGCAATAACTCCTAATATTGTTGAACATATTATCATAGGCATTATAGCTAAACCATCAAGACCATCTGTTATATTTACAGCATTTGATGTTCCCATCAATATTATTTGTATTAAGAAAAACATTCCTACTGCTCCTATATAATAAGGTGCTGAACTTATAGGATTTATTAAAGAAAAGTCTACCATAGGTCTTCCTGTAAATCCTATAAAATACAAATACAACCAAACTATTAAAGCTATAGTTGCTTGAAATAATAATTTTTTTCTTCCAGCTAGTCCTTTTTTACTAACTGTAAACTTTCTATAGTCATCAATGAAACCAATTCCTGCAAACATCAAAGTTGATAATAATAACAACAATATTAATGTGTTTTTTAAGTCGTTTATTAATAAACTGCTTATCAAAATGGAAGCTATGATGAGAACTCCTCCCATAGTAGGTGTCCCTTTTTTAGCAAAATGAGAACTTGGACCATCATCTCTTATTTCTTCCCCAAATTTCTTTATTTTTAAGTATTTTATAAATGGTTTACCCGCAAACAAAACTATACAAAACGACAATACAAAACTTATAAAAGCTCTTAGATATATAGATTTTAAAAATAATAAACTTTCAAAATGCTCACTTAAAAAATATAGCATTAGTCATTCATCTCCTCTTGTGCTTTAATTATATCTTCAAGAGCCATTCCTCTTGAACCTTTTAATAGCACTACCTTTTCCATTCTTATATTTTTCAAACTTTCAACTATACCCTCTTTAGTTGGATAATGCCAATATCTATATTCTTCTCTTTGGCTTTTCATAAAAATATCATAAGCCTTTTTCATTTTTTCCCCATGAAGATAAATCAGCTTAATTTTTTTATCAAGCAAATACTTCAATACATCTATGTGATAGTCTATTTCTTTTTCTCCTAACTCTAGCATATCACCTAAAATTGCTATTTTGTATCTGTCTTCATAGATTTCATTCAAAGTATCTATTGCCGCTTTCATAGAGCTTGGACTTGCATTATAAGCATCGTTTATATATATATCTTCACCCACAACTATTTCTTGCAATCTCATCTTACTAATTTTCACATTTTTTAATCCTGCTTGAATTTCTTCATAAGATAAACCCAATCTATTAGCAACTTCTATTGCTAAGGCAGCGTTTGAAATATTATGCTTTCCTATTAAGTTCATTTCATATTCCAAACCGTTGACTGTAAACTTACTACCTGTATTTGTAAACTCATACTCTTCAATTCTATAATTATTATTTTCTCCAAAACCAGCTTTGCTTACATCTAATTTCTTTAAGTATTCATCATCTCCACAAACAAAACTATTTTCTTTTTGAACAAATTCAAAAAGTTCAGTCTTTGCTTTAAAAACATTATCTCTTGTTTTTAAAAATTCAAGGTGTGAATCCCCTATATTTGTGATTATTCCATAATCTGGACTTGAAATTTCTCCAAGCCTTCTAATTTCTCCTAAACTACTCATTCCCATTTCTAAAACAGCATACTTATCTTCGTCTGTTAAATTCAATATAGTGTAAGGTAAGCCTATATGGTTGTTATAGTTTCCCTCTGTCTTCAATGTTTTTGCTCTTTGGCTAAGTAATGAATATAATATATCTTTTGTAGTTGTTTTTCCATTACTTCCTGTTATTCCAATTACTCGTATTCCCAATTTTTTTCTGTATTTATGAGCTAAATCTTGCATAGTAGCCACAGTTTCTTTTACCAATACAATCTTTTCATTCTTTATATCTGTTTTATCTGCTATAATCAAAGAAGCTCCTTTATTTAATGCTTCTTCGACATATTGATTTCCATTATTTATTGCAAAAAAGATAGACCCTTTCTCTATTTTTCTACTATCCATAACCACTGAAGTTATCTTTACTTCTTTTCCAAATTCTTCAAAAATTAATTTTTCTAATTTTTCTCTTTTTAAAATTTCTGAAAACTCTTTTAAATCTTCACAAACTAAAGTTTCTTGAGTATTAATCTTTTCCATATCCCTCTTCCCATATCCTGTTTTTACTAAAATTGTTTTTATTTTTGATTTTATACCCGCATCAATATCAGATTTTTTATCTCCTATCATATATGATTTATCTCTATCTATATTATATTTTTTTATAGCTTCCTCTATCATTTTATTTCCAGGTTTTCTACAATCGCATTCAACCTTATACTTTCCTATCCCTTTTGTTGGGTGATGAGGACAATAATAAAATTCTTCTATTTCAACTCCATTATTTTTTAATATGCTTTGCATATTTGAATTAAAAATTTCTAAATCTTCTTCTGTAAAATAATTTCTAGCTATACCTGATTGATTAGTTACAACTATCAATTTGTATCCTAGATTTTTAAAAGTTTTTAAGGCTTCTATTGCACCTTTTTCAAAAATTAAATCTTCTTTCTTATAAATGTAATCTTTCTCTACATTTATTGTTCCATCTCTATCTAAAAAAATTGCTTTATTCATTTTTATCCTCAATTTTATATCATAATTAGTCTGACATTACATTATAGCATAAATATTGAAATTTGTTATTAATTTTAGAAAAAAATTATTTTTAAAATTTGTAACATATGTTACTGATTTTTTTTATTACTTAATTTATATTATTTATAACGAAATAAACTATATAAAATTTTAGGAGGAAATAAATGAGTAACAATATGTTTTGCTATCAATGTCAGGAAACTGCTCAAGGAACTGGATGTACAAGTATTGGAGTTTGTGGAAAAACTTCTACAACATCTGGTTTACAAGATTTACTAATATATGCAGATAAGGGAGTAGCTGCAATATCTTCTGTTTTAAGAAAAAATGGAAAAGCAACGGAAATAATAAAAAATAGGGTGAATAGATACTTAGTAAACTCTCTATTTATAACTATAACTAATGCTAATTTTGATGATAATCATATTTTAGATGAAGTTAGAGTTGGATTAAAATTAAGAGATGAATTAAAAGCTCTTGCTACAGCTGATGAATTAAAAGAAGCTGAAAAGTATGGTGCTGATTTAGTAAATTGGCATTTAGAAACTGACGAAGATTTAATAAAATTCTCAGAAGACCAATCAGTAGTTGGAATATTAAGAACTGAAAATGAAGATGTTAGATCTTTAAGAGAATTAGCTATTTACGGATTAAAAGGTATGTCGGCTTATGCTGAACATGCAATGAATTTAGGAAAAACAAACGATGAAATTTTCTCTTTTACAGAAAAAGTTTTATTGTCTACTATGGATGATAGCTTAACTGCTGATGAATTAGTTGCTCTTGTATTAGAAGTTGGAGAATACGGAGTAAAAGTTATGGCTTTATTAGATGAAGCTAATACGTCTGTTTTAGGGACTCCTGAAATTACAAAAGTTAAAATAGGAGCTGGAACAAGACCTGGAATTTTAATCAGTGGACATGATTTATGGGATTTAAAACAATTACTTGAACAAAGTAAAGATTCAGGAGTAGATATTTATACTCACTCAGAAATGTTACCTGGACATGCTTATCCAGAGTTAAAAAAATACCCTCATTTCTATGGTAATTATGGAAATGCTTGGTGGGATCAAAGAAAAGATTTCACAAACTTTAATGGACCTATAGTATTTACAACTAACTGTATAGTTCCACCAACAAAAAATGCTACATATAAAGACAGAGTTTTCACAACAAATGCAGCAGGTTTCCCTGGATGGAAAAGAATTAAAGTTAATGCAGATGGAACTAAAGATTTTTCTGAAATAATAGAACTTGCAAAAACATGTCAACCTCCAGTAGAAGTTGAAAGCGGAGAAATAACTGTTGGATTTGCTCATAATCAAGTTTTAAGTCTTGCTGATACTGTTGTTGAAAATATAAAAAATGGTTCTATCAGAAAATTTGTTGTAATGAGTGGTTGCGACGGAAGAATGTCACAAAGACATTATTATACAGAATTTGCTGAAAAACTACCAAAAGAT
Above is a window of Fusobacterium massiliense DNA encoding:
- the mraY gene encoding phospho-N-acetylmuramoyl-pentapeptide-transferase — protein: MLYFLSEHFESLLFLKSIYLRAFISFVLSFCIVLFAGKPFIKYLKIKKFGEEIRDDGPSSHFAKKGTPTMGGVLIIASILISSLLINDLKNTLILLLLLSTLMFAGIGFIDDYRKFTVSKKGLAGRKKLLFQATIALIVWLYLYFIGFTGRPMVDFSLINPISSAPYYIGAVGMFFLIQIILMGTSNAVNITDGLDGLAIMPMIICSTILGVIAYFTGHTELSSHLNLFYTVGSGEISVFLSAVTGSGLGFLWYNCYPAQIFMGDTGSLTLGGILGVIAIILKQELILPVLGFIFVVEAISVILQVGSFKMRGKRIFKMAPIHHHFELSGVPESKVTMRFWITTLIFGIIALGMIRMRGLL
- the hcp gene encoding hydroxylamine reductase; this translates as MSNNMFCYQCQETAQGTGCTSIGVCGKTSTTSGLQDLLIYADKGVAAISSVLRKNGKATEIIKNRVNRYLVNSLFITITNANFDDNHILDEVRVGLKLRDELKALATADELKEAEKYGADLVNWHLETDEDLIKFSEDQSVVGILRTENEDVRSLRELAIYGLKGMSAYAEHAMNLGKTNDEIFSFTEKVLLSTMDDSLTADELVALVLEVGEYGVKVMALLDEANTSVLGTPEITKVKIGAGTRPGILISGHDLWDLKQLLEQSKDSGVDIYTHSEMLPGHAYPELKKYPHFYGNYGNAWWDQRKDFTNFNGPIVFTTNCIVPPTKNATYKDRVFTTNAAGFPGWKRIKVNADGTKDFSEIIELAKTCQPPVEVESGEITVGFAHNQVLSLADTVVENIKNGSIRKFVVMSGCDGRMSQRHYYTEFAEKLPKDTIILTSGCAKFKYNKLNLGDINGIPRVLDAGQCNDSYSWAVVALKLKEVFNLNDINELPIVFNVAWYEQKAVIVLLALLYLGVKNIHLGPTLPGFLSANVAKVLVENFGIAGITTVEEDLKKFDLA
- the gmhB gene encoding D-glycero-beta-D-manno-heptose 1,7-bisphosphate 7-phosphatase yields the protein MNKAIFLDRDGTINVEKDYIYKKEDLIFEKGAIEALKTFKNLGYKLIVVTNQSGIARNYFTEEDLEIFNSNMQSILKNNGVEIEEFYYCPHHPTKGIGKYKVECDCRKPGNKMIEEAIKKYNIDRDKSYMIGDKKSDIDAGIKSKIKTILVKTGYGKRDMEKINTQETLVCEDLKEFSEILKREKLEKLIFEEFGKEVKITSVVMDSRKIEKGSIFFAINNGNQYVEEALNKGASLIIADKTDIKNEKIVLVKETVATMQDLAHKYRKKLGIRVIGITGSNGKTTTKDILYSLLSQRAKTLKTEGNYNNHIGLPYTILNLTDEDKYAVLEMGMSSLGEIRRLGEISSPDYGIITNIGDSHLEFLKTRDNVFKAKTELFEFVQKENSFVCGDDEYLKKLDVSKAGFGENNNYRIEEYEFTNTGSKFTVNGLEYEMNLIGKHNISNAALAIEVANRLGLSYEEIQAGLKNVKISKMRLQEIVVGEDIYINDAYNASPSSMKAAIDTLNEIYEDRYKIAILGDMLELGEKEIDYHIDVLKYLLDKKIKLIYLHGEKMKKAYDIFMKSQREEYRYWHYPTKEGIVESLKNIRMEKVVLLKGSRGMALEDIIKAQEEMND